In Anseongella ginsenosidimutans, one genomic interval encodes:
- a CDS encoding 2,3,4,5-tetrahydropyridine-2,6-dicarboxylate N-succinyltransferase, with translation MKVELREKIEKAWEDRSMLTYPDVIEAIEVTIGLLDKGDLRVAEPVLNTWHVNDWVKKAVILYFPTQEMREIKTGPFVFHDKIPLKTNFKELGVRVVPHGLARHGAFLAKGVIMMPSYVNIGAYVDEGTMVDTWATVGSCAQIGKNVHLSGGVGIGGVLEPVQAAPVIVEDGAFIGSRCIVVEGVKVEKEAVLGANVVLTASTKIIDVTGDEPVEYKGVVPERSVVIPGSYTKKFPAGEFQVPCALIIGRRKASTDLKTSLNDALREYNVAV, from the coding sequence ATGAAAGTAGAATTAAGAGAAAAAATTGAAAAAGCCTGGGAAGATCGTTCCATGCTGACTTACCCGGACGTCATTGAAGCAATCGAAGTAACAATAGGCCTCCTGGATAAAGGCGACCTGCGGGTGGCGGAGCCTGTGCTGAATACCTGGCATGTAAACGATTGGGTAAAAAAAGCGGTCATTCTTTACTTTCCTACGCAGGAAATGCGGGAAATAAAAACCGGTCCTTTTGTTTTCCATGACAAGATCCCTCTTAAAACTAATTTTAAGGAGTTGGGCGTACGCGTAGTGCCGCACGGACTTGCAAGGCATGGCGCATTCCTTGCCAAGGGGGTTATTATGATGCCTTCTTATGTAAATATCGGGGCTTATGTGGATGAAGGCACCATGGTGGATACCTGGGCTACGGTCGGCTCCTGTGCGCAGATCGGAAAAAATGTACACCTTAGCGGAGGTGTTGGGATAGGCGGTGTGCTGGAACCTGTACAAGCTGCCCCGGTGATCGTTGAAGACGGCGCCTTTATCGGCTCACGCTGCATTGTGGTTGAGGGGGTTAAGGTGGAAAAAGAAGCGGTTCTGGGTGCTAATGTTGTACTGACAGCTTCGACGAAGATCATAGACGTGACGGGAGATGAACCGGTGGAATACAAGGGAGTGGTTCCCGAACGGTCCGTGGTTATTCCCGGCAGCTATACCAAAAAATTCCCGGCCGGGGAATTCCAGGTTCCCTGCGCCCTGATCATTGGCCGCAGAAAAGCGTCAACAGATCTTAAAACTTCCCTTAACGATGCGCTCAGGGAATATAATGTAGCTGTCTAA
- a CDS encoding RNA-binding S4 domain-containing protein has protein sequence MSEKEKSRIDKWLWAVRLFKTRSLASEACKSGKVKISGKSVKPSHVVKVSEEISIQKGGSKKVVRVKDLLERRVDAATAALFFEDITPPEENPAFPSAFHTPVFKRNRGAGRPTKKERREMDQVRSNDNF, from the coding sequence ATGAGTGAAAAGGAGAAGTCCCGGATAGACAAATGGTTATGGGCTGTGCGTCTTTTTAAGACCAGGAGCCTCGCCAGCGAGGCATGTAAATCAGGTAAGGTAAAAATTAGCGGCAAAAGCGTAAAGCCTTCCCACGTCGTAAAGGTATCTGAAGAAATAAGTATTCAAAAAGGCGGATCAAAAAAAGTTGTCCGGGTAAAAGACCTCCTGGAAAGACGGGTAGATGCTGCAACCGCTGCCTTGTTTTTTGAAGACATCACGCCTCCGGAAGAAAATCCGGCTTTCCCTTCGGCCTTTCATACGCCCGTATTCAAACGTAACCGGGGCGCCGGCCGCCCCACCAAAAAAGAACGCCGGGAAATGGATCAGGTTCGTTCAAACGACAACTTTTAG